The Nicotiana tabacum cultivar K326 chromosome 1, ASM71507v2, whole genome shotgun sequence genome segment ATCAAAAACCTCCATTGAGGAAGGTTCCAAGTAATACATACAATAAGGAGAATAAAATCAACTCAGTATTAAATGCCCCTacaccaattttttttttgtttgagcTCTATCTTTTTCACAGGCAAGGAAAAGTATAAGAAGAGGTGATTAATGTAAAATTGTATTATTTTTAAGTTTTagataaagtattttttaaaatgtGATTAATAGGATTTTTAATCTACTAACCTGTTAAATGCTTCAATCTATTGTTCacttgaagatgatgatgaagccTGGTTAAACACTTCACTTGCAAGTTGTGCATATTTACTCTCTATAATATCGCATTTACTCTCTAGCCCTTCTATGCGCCCTTTTAgtgattcattttctttttcagtaGCACTCAGCTTTTCCAACAACACAGCCTTGGAGGAGTTACCACCTTTTAACTCCTTAGCAGTAATTCCACCACCAAATCTAACTACATGACTCTTGCATTGAGGTCTGAAGCACCTTTCTACGACCTCAATGTTTGTAAGAGACGATTCAGATTGCACCAGTTCTTGGATTTTAGCCTATAAATTACAAGACTATTGGAAATAATACAACACAGAAAATAAAATGATGTAAAATAAAATTTGACAATaaaattacatatttttcattGGTTTCAGGTTCGACAAGCTTGTCGTCCTTCTTACGAGTCTCAAAAAAGATAGTTGTCATATCTGGGGGGTTTCCATCTTTGCCTCCCTTCACATTTAACTAAAAAGTCACAGAATTTTTTTAACAAAGATAAAGTTTCTCAATAAAATTACAATATTTACTCACCAATTCATGCATGATCTCTCGAATAGGCTTACTACCCGTACGATGAGGCATTGTCAACTTAGATCTATTGATCGAGTTTCTTGTACTTGTTTCCTAAATTAACACTACGCCACCAAAAGTATTATTAGCCACTTAATATAAGAAGATTTTAATAAATAGTTATGAAACCTTACCTTAAATTTTTCAGTTAAAAAATGCTCTTTGACCAGCCATTCCCAATCACTCTTGTCTACCCCCTCTGGCACATCTCTTAAAGCATCGCAGAATGTCTTAGACTTTATGTTCTTGTGCATCGATCCTCTCCAATTGTTCCATAACTTTCTCATATGTTTCAAGACATGATCTCGTTGATCATTTATGTTATCACTATTAAATTTGTTCTAGATTATTTTACAAGTATCTTTAATAATGAAactcaaaaaaaattcaaagaaattagaaaaataaaattttaaccaACTATGTGTATCACAGGAGATTATAAAGCTCATAATGGTTATACGAGTTCTAATTTATAAAGAGGGCATATTCCTTAACGAAAAAAGTGAAGCGAGCATCAGTTGATACTTGGTTCTATTTGACAGGCAAAAGAAAGATACTTATGCACAAATATACCTGCAACAGTCAAAATGAGAAGTTAGCCAAATTTGAAGCAGCAAATATGCATGAGTGAATATTAATAACAGAAGAATAGGTGTATGCCAAGATTAAAATGAGGAACAAATAGTAAATCAGTTATAAGTGCATCTAGAGAATCTAAGAAAGTGATAGGGTTGAGTTTATCTAAAATGTTCTGAAAGTACTTTATTCTAGGACTTGGCAACTTTTACATCAAAATCTCCAAATATAATGCAATTTTTTTGACACCACTACATTATTAGattaagttaaaatataataacCAATACACCTCTTCATAGTGAACCCAACACAGTAACATGAATAAGAATAAGGTACTAATAAATTAAAGATTGTGACATTTCCCGAAGATTTGCTCGACAAAAAAGCACAGGCACTTCTTTAGCTCTTGACTAGCAAACATGGTTCGAATACATAATCTATGTATCAAAATTACGGCGAGAAGCGCAAATATAAAACTAGTACCCAATaaggatagaataaaggaaaAGTAAAAGCACATTATTACTTAGTCATTTGCTGAAGCATTAACAAATCATGATATATGGAGCAGCCAAACTTTTTAAGTGCTTCACATATAGTACTTCTCCCTATTTGATAATGATAAATAATGCACACAATTTCACAAAGATAATACCTGATCAAAGAACTAAGTAGATATTGGTCTTTTACAATATCTACTTTTACTCCTGCATAGGCTAAAACATGATGAATTTTATTTACATTTGGAATTGACACCTCTAATTATTTACGCTGGAGTAGTTCttttttagaaataaaaaaaagtttcGACAAGTTCACTACATTCTGAAACTGCAGATTAGTACAAAAATCTTAACATATTTGTAATTTTTGTGTTGTATTATTCATTCACAAATTACAGACTAGTATAAAGTCACAAATCACTTAAATTCTTTAGTTTCCAGTTTTGTGAAGCATTTCATTCACTTAGAATTAAACTCGTAATATAAATGAAAATAACAAGCGTACGCTTCAAGAAGAGTCATGGTTTTAgtcaaaaaaaaggaagaaaaaagtcATCAATATATACATGCCTACAACAGTAACAAGTGCCTATCTCTGTCTTGACTGTAAAATTGCAATTGAACTTTCAATATGGTAAAACCAGCCATTCAATGGATGATGTAAGCTCAtagtcttttcttttccttttcatttgcTAATCGAAATTCTCTGTTCAACGCTTACTCTTACATTTTTGGCCTTTTCATATTCATATGGACCTGAAAATCacaattaagtaaaaaaaaatcagtacaataacaacaacaaagatTACAACTTAAGAAAATAGTATACTTATTTTGCTTCTCTGAGTGCCTTGCATCGCTTCTTCATCAGGGAAGGAAGCATCACATTCCAATATTGGATCAAAACTAGGAGGCCCAAGACTATCCTTCTGAGCTAGCTTATTCTGATTAGAAGCTACTGCattatagtttttatttttgcTAATCGAAGTTCTCTGTTCAACGCTTACTCTTACTTTTTTGGCCTTTTCATATTCATATGGACCTGTAAATcataattaagtaaaaaaaatcaatacaataacaacaaaaacaaagATTACAACTTAAGAAAATAATATACTTATTTTGCTTCTCTGAGCGCCTTGCATTGCTTTTTCATTAGAAAAGGAAGCATCATATTCTAATATTGGATCAAAACCAGGAGGCCCAAGACTATCCTTCTGAGCTAGCTTATTCTGATTAGAAGTTACTGTattatagtttttattttttcccaTCAAAGTTCTTTGTTCAGCGTTTGCTCTTACTTGTTTGGTCTTTTCAGATTCATATGGACCTGTAAGTCACAATTAAGTCAAAAAAATTCAGTACAATGACAATAACAAAAAATTACAACTTAAGACAATAATATACTTATTTCGCTTCTTTGTTCAGCGTTTACTCTTACAGAACCAAAAGCTCTAAAGCTTTTCCCTCGTCCCCTTACTAAGGCACCAGGTGGAACGTATGCATGCTTAAAAGTCTTCGAAGTTGATACCATTCAAACTTTTGAGATTTTGATGGATTCATGTCAGCCtgatagaaaaaaaaatagttgattAATAGATATTCATGTCAATTTCATCATATATGAACATGTGAAGGTGTAGGAAACAAACTAAAAAGTTAGATGGCAATAGACAACAGTAATGAATAAAATTGACACAAACATAACACATGAAAACTTTAAGATAACAAATGTTTAGTGAGTCAATCCATTATATATGAACATACAATCAACTAAGAAGAAATCCACTGGTGGAGTTTTAGAAACGTTTTTCCTTTCCTGCAACTTAACTTGTAAATCAAATGGGTTTTAGTATGGAACTTTTATTATAATAAAGGAGTTAACAAATTAAAAGCAGGTGTGATAGAACTCCAAACCTTCTtgagttcttttcctttttagttGTGAAGAATTATCTAACTCCTCTAAATCATCAATATTCTTTTGCATAATGTCAAAAGAATCACGATGTTGCACTTTTTGTACAACATGTCAGCCTTTATTAGAAAGATCCTCAGCATAAAAAACTTGCGATGCTTGGTTGGCTAATACAAAAGGCTCATTTGTTTTTAAAAATCGCTGGCGGTTAACACTTACAAAGCCATATTCATCTATTTTAACTCCTTTTTCTTTGTCATACACATCAAACCATGTACATCGAAATAAAACCACCCTTCTTCCCGGAACAAATTGTAATTCTAGAATCTCTGTTAGTTCACCATAGAAATCAATATTTTTATTCTCTTCATCGGTCTCTCCAACGACAACCACCCCACAATTTTGAGTTCTAAAACCTTTATCATAGTCCAGTACGTAAAACCTATATCCGTTAATAATATAGCCACGAAAACTTGTCACATATGGCGTGGGACCACGTGACAATGACAACAAATCTGCCATTTTCTTACTGTCATCGTATTTTTGCAATCTTGCGACCTATCAAGATCAAATATATAGTTTAGCAAATAATAATTACATATAACTTTGAGTAAATGAGTTGTAGCCTCTAGACCCTTCTTGTAACAAATTTATGCACAATGTTTTAACTTGTCTTTAAGTAGACATGTTTCTGATGCATGCTGTGTAAGTGTATAATGATTTTCACCACATTAGGGCAATGCTATTGTGATGGAGATGTGTGTTCATTCCTAAAAAGTGTAATAGATTTAACACATTGCAAATTACTTATCTTTGTTCTTGGGAAGTGAATTTTAAGTATACATCTTCTTAAGGTTACTTGTGAGGTAGCATTCAAGACAATTCTAAGTATACATCTTTTTCTAATCCTgtcttcaaaaatttcaaaaaagaaaacgTCTCTACATCATCTACATTTAGTTCAGATTCTTGAGTTTAAGGAAAGATATATTCTTAGTATATCCATATTCTGAAAGGCTTTTAAAGAAGTAGAAAGGTCCAAAAGGAATAGGGGAACAAGGATTGTATACAAATTCAGAGGAGCATGACAAGTAGCATAAAGACCAATAGATGTCTAACTTAGTAGTCAAACAATGAGATATGAGAATTATGTATCTTAGAAAGAAGCAAGTTCGAGCAAGTACAAACATTATACGAAAGCTCTACGTCCAATGAAATAGATTTAGAATCGCATATGGTTCATT includes the following:
- the LOC107803610 gene encoding uncharacterized protein LOC107803610, translated to MVSTSKTFKHAYVPPGALVRGRGKSFRAFGSVRVNAEQRSEISPYESEKTKQVRANAEQRTLMGKNKNYNTVTSNQNKLAQKDSLGPPGFDPILEYDASFSNEKAMQGAQRSKISPYEYEKAKKVRVSVEQRTSISKNKNYNAVASNQNKLAQKDSLGPPSFDPILECDASFPDEEAMQGTQRSKISPYEYEKAKNVRVSVEQRISISK